From Bordetella flabilis, the proteins below share one genomic window:
- a CDS encoding amidase: protein MMASAFQTDEQGFQGRQSLAELAAALAQGRTSSVALVEACLARIAAWDSSGPGLHAMIALDPGARAEAARCDDERRRGICGGPLHGLPMVVKDNIDVAGLPTSAGSVLWREHVAPRDAAVVAALRSAGTIVLGKTNMSEFACSSGWYGYSSLGGLTLNPYNHARNAAGSSSGSAAAVAAGFAAFALGTDTFGSIRAPACVTGLVGLRPTHGLCPTDGILPLAPGFDVVGPMARSVRDAALVLEAMTAGSPRSTGHGAAALTEGALRGARLGVAYEFPGEGEVRGIFQAACAVIASQGAELVPVALPPGAASVHADFLGPLADAEWNAALAAYFADRPGNWPCTLAQLATAADAIPADGTAATSGINPRTIAFLHHALGQSRAMAPARRAALLGRQASFRDALTGLLRREQLDAIVYPSMLCPASPRYDRPDPTYACAASNAYLPLYVASAAGMPDVTVPAGMAEAGVPVGLSFMGRPFGEAALLSLAWAFEQAATPGPAPMASPFSTVSRRSPAGV, encoded by the coding sequence ATGATGGCATCGGCTTTCCAAACGGACGAGCAAGGTTTTCAGGGCCGGCAGAGCCTCGCGGAACTGGCTGCTGCCCTGGCGCAAGGCCGGACTAGTTCGGTGGCCCTGGTGGAGGCCTGCCTGGCGCGTATCGCCGCCTGGGACTCCTCGGGCCCGGGCCTGCATGCCATGATTGCGCTGGATCCTGGGGCACGGGCCGAAGCCGCGCGCTGCGACGATGAGCGCCGGCGTGGCATATGCGGCGGGCCTCTGCATGGCTTGCCCATGGTGGTCAAGGACAACATCGATGTGGCAGGACTCCCAACCAGCGCAGGTTCGGTTCTGTGGCGCGAACACGTGGCGCCGCGCGATGCGGCCGTGGTGGCGGCCCTGCGATCGGCCGGCACCATCGTGCTGGGCAAGACCAATATGTCGGAGTTCGCCTGTTCCAGCGGCTGGTATGGCTATAGCTCCCTGGGCGGCTTGACGCTCAACCCTTACAACCACGCGCGCAATGCGGCAGGGTCCAGCAGCGGCAGCGCGGCGGCCGTGGCGGCCGGCTTCGCGGCCTTTGCGCTCGGTACGGACACCTTCGGCTCCATCCGTGCGCCGGCTTGCGTCACGGGTCTGGTGGGGCTGCGTCCGACGCATGGTCTTTGCCCGACCGATGGCATCTTGCCCTTGGCCCCGGGTTTCGACGTGGTGGGGCCGATGGCGCGATCCGTCCGCGATGCCGCGCTCGTGCTGGAGGCCATGACGGCGGGCAGCCCGCGGTCGACGGGCCACGGTGCCGCCGCATTGACGGAGGGAGCGTTGCGCGGTGCGCGGCTGGGTGTTGCGTACGAATTTCCCGGCGAAGGCGAGGTGCGCGGAATTTTCCAGGCGGCTTGCGCCGTTATCGCGAGCCAGGGCGCCGAGCTCGTGCCGGTGGCCTTGCCGCCGGGCGCGGCCAGCGTGCATGCTGACTTTCTAGGCCCCTTGGCCGATGCGGAGTGGAACGCCGCACTGGCCGCGTATTTTGCCGACCGGCCGGGGAACTGGCCGTGCACCCTGGCGCAGCTTGCGACAGCAGCGGACGCGATACCCGCGGACGGGACCGCCGCCACAAGCGGCATCAATCCGCGCACCATCGCCTTCCTGCATCATGCCTTGGGGCAATCACGCGCCATGGCACCGGCGCGCCGCGCGGCCTTGCTTGGCCGGCAGGCCTCTTTCCGCGACGCGCTGACCGGCCTTCTGCGGCGCGAACAGTTGGACGCCATCGTCTATCCGAGTATGCTTTGCCCCGCCTCGCCGCGCTACGACAGGCCGGACCCGACCTACGCCTGCGCCGCCTCGAACGCCTATTTGCCACTGTATGTCGCCAGCGCCGCCGGCATGCCGGACGTGACGGTGCCGGCCGGCATGGCGGAGGCCGGCGTGCCGGTGGGCCTGTCCTTCATGGGCCGGCCCTTCGGCGAGGCGGCGCTGCTGTCCCTGGCCTGGGCATTCGAACAGGCGGCAACCCCTGGTCCTGCCCCCATGGCCTCACCCTTTTCGACAGTGTCGCGCCGATCCCCTGCGGGCGTATGA
- a CDS encoding ABC transporter ATP-binding protein has protein sequence MSVIDTTAKARRETDTAAPAAPPLLEVRDLVKHYPGSSNWLGRRRSLVQAVDGVSFTLARGETLALVGESGCGKTTTGKSILRLIEPTSGTVQLEGENIVALDAERMRERRRDMQIIFQDPYASLNPRLSAAAIVAEPMRNFPSLQAGGGSARARDERVAWLFSKVGLRPEAMKKFPHEFSGGQRQRLGIARALALNPKLIVCDEPVSALDVSVQAQVINLLTDLQAEFGLAYLFVAHDLAVVRHISHRVAVMYLGRIVELADRDTLFSRPLHPYTEVLLSAVPVPNPHVRSQRMLLGGDPPSPANPPTGCRFHTRCPLAQPICARERPGLTPRSKGGTAGEASQWVACHFR, from the coding sequence ATGAGCGTCATCGATACGACCGCCAAGGCGAGGCGCGAGACGGATACGGCGGCGCCCGCGGCTCCGCCCCTGTTGGAGGTGCGTGACCTGGTCAAGCACTATCCGGGATCGTCCAACTGGCTGGGCCGACGCCGCAGCCTGGTGCAGGCGGTGGACGGTGTGTCTTTCACGCTGGCACGGGGTGAGACCCTGGCCCTGGTCGGCGAGTCAGGGTGCGGCAAGACCACGACCGGCAAGTCCATCCTGCGCTTGATCGAGCCGACCTCCGGCACGGTGCAACTCGAGGGCGAGAACATTGTGGCGCTGGACGCCGAGCGCATGCGAGAGCGTCGGCGCGATATGCAGATCATCTTCCAGGACCCGTACGCCTCGCTCAACCCGCGTCTGTCGGCGGCGGCTATTGTCGCCGAGCCCATGCGAAACTTTCCGAGCCTGCAGGCGGGGGGCGGATCGGCACGCGCGCGCGACGAGCGGGTGGCGTGGCTGTTCTCCAAGGTGGGACTGCGGCCCGAAGCCATGAAGAAATTCCCGCACGAATTTTCGGGCGGGCAGCGCCAGCGGCTGGGCATCGCGCGCGCGCTCGCGCTGAACCCCAAACTGATCGTCTGCGACGAGCCGGTGTCGGCGCTGGATGTGTCGGTGCAGGCGCAGGTCATCAACCTCCTGACGGACCTGCAGGCGGAGTTCGGCCTGGCCTATCTTTTCGTCGCGCACGATCTGGCGGTCGTGCGTCACATCAGCCACCGCGTCGCGGTGATGTACCTTGGCCGTATCGTTGAGCTGGCGGACCGCGACACATTGTTCTCGCGCCCGTTGCACCCGTATACGGAGGTGCTGCTGTCGGCAGTGCCGGTGCCCAATCCCCATGTCCGCAGCCAGCGCATGCTGCTGGGCGGCGACCCGCCCAGTCCGGCGAATCCGCCCACAGGCTGCCGTTTCCATACGCGCTGTCCTCTGGCGCAGCCGATCTGCGCCCGTGAGCGGCCAGGCTTGACGCCTCGATCCAAGGGGGGCACGGCGGGAGAAGCCAGCCAATGGGTGGCCTGCCATTTCCGTTAG